A portion of the Deinococcus peraridilitoris DSM 19664 genome contains these proteins:
- a CDS encoding histidine phosphatase family protein, translated as MNALLTLVRHGRTAYNASRRFQGWADIPLDDLGHAQAARLARRLHGHEHAVSRLYTSDLLRTRQTAAALEALLGLRAEPTAELREIHVGAWEGRSYDEISAQDEASLERWPVTAAPGGESLGDVTARVRAFVDTLRPLPGEHVVLVTHGAAITGLISSLLGWDVAQAWFDKRAAHENTALTTFELGEARNVLACEPLACARHLIDLPGKITPHVER; from the coding sequence TTGAACGCGCTGCTCACCCTCGTTCGTCATGGACGGACCGCCTACAATGCCAGTCGCCGCTTTCAGGGCTGGGCCGACATTCCCCTCGACGATCTCGGCCATGCCCAGGCGGCACGGCTGGCCCGTCGGCTGCACGGGCACGAACATGCGGTGTCGCGTCTCTACACCAGTGACCTGCTTCGTACGCGCCAGACGGCCGCGGCACTTGAAGCGCTGCTGGGGTTGAGGGCCGAGCCCACCGCAGAACTGCGCGAAATTCACGTGGGAGCCTGGGAAGGTCGCAGCTACGACGAGATCAGCGCGCAGGATGAAGCCTCGCTGGAACGCTGGCCCGTCACGGCGGCCCCGGGCGGTGAGTCTCTGGGTGATGTCACCGCCCGCGTGCGGGCCTTCGTGGACACGCTGCGTCCACTCCCGGGTGAACACGTTGTGCTGGTCACCCACGGCGCGGCCATCACTGGCCTCATCAGCAGCCTGCTGGGCTGGGACGTGGCCCAGGCCTGGTTTGACAAACGTGCGGCGCATGAAAACACCGCTTTGACCACTTTCGAGCTGGGTGAAGCCAGGAATGTGCTGGCCTGCGAACCCCTGGCCTGCGCCCGGCACCTCATCGACCTGCCAGGCAAAATCACGCCCCATGTTGAGCGCTGA
- a CDS encoding metallophosphoesterase family protein, whose amino-acid sequence MSEFRLAILTDVHGNRFALEAVLADIDAASPDLTVNLGDLVWGHADPRGALDVLQAHNFPTVRGNTDEYLAHFEGKSDAWLAEQLSTEEREWLGRLPISLRVADGEVLLAHGTPHSPHQQLLFQDDEPVSRAVLQERLHGVPDHVRVVAVGHTHLEAVARVGGKLIVNVGAVSRQKDGDPHARWVLLRRQAGVWHAEFRRVPYDFETAARWAEVHAPQGQHAAENLRTGIR is encoded by the coding sequence ATGAGTGAATTCCGCCTGGCCATCCTGACTGACGTGCACGGCAACCGCTTTGCCCTGGAGGCGGTTCTGGCCGACATCGACGCCGCTTCACCCGACCTGACGGTCAACCTGGGTGACCTGGTGTGGGGGCACGCCGATCCCCGAGGAGCGCTTGACGTGCTCCAGGCGCACAACTTTCCGACGGTCAGGGGAAATACCGACGAGTACCTGGCGCACTTTGAAGGAAAAAGTGACGCGTGGCTGGCGGAGCAGCTCTCGACTGAGGAGCGCGAGTGGCTCGGCAGGCTGCCAATCTCGCTGCGTGTGGCGGACGGCGAGGTGCTGCTCGCGCACGGCACACCGCACAGTCCACACCAGCAGCTCCTCTTTCAGGACGACGAACCCGTTTCCCGCGCGGTCCTCCAGGAGCGCTTGCACGGGGTCCCGGACCACGTGCGGGTTGTGGCGGTCGGGCATACCCACCTGGAGGCCGTCGCGCGCGTCGGCGGGAAGCTGATCGTGAACGTCGGGGCAGTATCGCGCCAGAAGGATGGCGATCCGCATGCCCGCTGGGTCCTGCTTCGGCGTCAGGCGGGAGTCTGGCACGCCGAGTTCCGCCGGGTGCCGTACGATTTCGAAACGGCGGCGCGCTGGGCCGAGGTCCACGCACCGCAGGGTCAGCACGCGGCCGAGAATTTGCGTACCGGAATACGCTGA
- a CDS encoding ABC transporter substrate-binding protein, which yields MRTLLTLSSALVLGAASAQTKVDKPFVWPAAWSDTPAQQAKRGGELRGSQISDFKTFNPFTSAEADSIPTIMATGTSGLVRQDPRTDEFLPYMAESFTASKDGRTYTFTLRKGMKFSDGVEITADDFVTTWKLHTDEKVGSQARDGFFIEDKPVTVKKLGKYQLQVTFPSQDVTAFAKLTFEPWPDHVWGKAYRSGGAAAVKALYALNTPAKNIVSPGAWVLSGYRPGERASFVKNKYWGEWNKDSAGGALPYLNGQSVRIVEDTNSDLAAFLAGQTDVGPATKADNLAQIKKAIDAGSLKATLLPNVSPNATSSWIVFNWNKADDPKKQELFRNGKFRQAMSHLANRDAMVQLVFGGLGAPVYSSVYPIFSNFIPKDLPTYKYNVQAAQKLLAELGYTKKDTDGYLVNASGERLEFDLTTNAGNNEREQMAQIFADEAKKAGVKVNFNPIDFNKLVDSLTASGDKRPFDAILLGLSGGDNIWPFGSNVVPCDGGLHFWNMSGKCIAPEEEQMQKLYFQGLKESDPAKRRALGQQLASVESKLQPVVYLAGPVYNVAYNNRVGGAMPRKLMNSYYGSRFTVLSFIK from the coding sequence ATGCGCACTCTTCTGACCCTTTCAAGCGCTCTGGTGCTCGGTGCAGCATCGGCGCAGACCAAAGTCGACAAACCCTTCGTCTGGCCAGCCGCCTGGTCCGATACGCCCGCCCAGCAGGCCAAGCGGGGCGGCGAACTGCGTGGTTCGCAGATTTCGGACTTCAAGACCTTTAACCCCTTTACTTCGGCTGAGGCTGACAGCATCCCGACCATCATGGCGACCGGCACGTCGGGCCTGGTGCGGCAAGACCCGCGCACCGACGAATTCCTGCCGTACATGGCCGAGTCCTTCACAGCGTCGAAGGACGGCAGGACCTACACCTTCACCCTGCGCAAGGGCATGAAGTTCAGCGACGGCGTGGAGATCACCGCCGATGACTTCGTGACAACCTGGAAGCTTCACACCGACGAGAAAGTCGGCAGCCAGGCGCGCGACGGCTTTTTCATCGAGGACAAGCCCGTCACCGTGAAAAAGCTCGGCAAGTACCAGCTGCAGGTCACTTTTCCCTCGCAGGACGTCACGGCCTTCGCCAAACTGACCTTCGAGCCCTGGCCTGACCACGTGTGGGGCAAGGCTTACCGCTCGGGTGGTGCGGCAGCCGTCAAGGCCCTGTATGCCTTGAACACACCCGCAAAGAACATTGTTTCGCCGGGTGCGTGGGTGCTCAGCGGCTACCGGCCCGGTGAACGTGCAAGCTTCGTGAAGAACAAGTACTGGGGTGAGTGGAACAAGGACAGCGCGGGAGGAGCTCTCCCCTACCTGAACGGTCAGTCGGTGCGTATCGTGGAAGATACCAACAGTGACCTCGCGGCTTTCCTGGCCGGTCAGACTGACGTTGGCCCTGCCACGAAGGCCGATAACCTCGCGCAGATCAAAAAGGCCATTGATGCGGGCAGCCTCAAAGCCACCTTGTTGCCCAATGTAAGCCCCAACGCGACGTCCTCCTGGATCGTGTTCAACTGGAACAAGGCTGACGATCCCAAAAAGCAGGAACTTTTTCGCAACGGCAAGTTCCGTCAGGCCATGAGTCACCTCGCCAATCGCGACGCCATGGTGCAACTGGTCTTCGGGGGGCTGGGCGCTCCGGTGTACAGCAGTGTGTACCCGATCTTCTCGAACTTCATTCCCAAAGACCTGCCAACGTACAAGTACAACGTGCAGGCTGCCCAGAAGCTGCTTGCCGAGCTCGGTTACACCAAGAAGGATACCGACGGCTATCTCGTGAACGCCTCGGGCGAGCGTCTGGAGTTCGATCTCACCACGAACGCCGGCAACAACGAGCGTGAGCAGATGGCGCAGATTTTCGCGGACGAAGCCAAAAAGGCCGGCGTGAAGGTCAACTTCAATCCGATTGACTTCAACAAGCTGGTGGATTCGCTGACCGCAAGCGGCGACAAGCGGCCGTTCGACGCGATTCTGCTGGGACTTTCGGGTGGTGACAACATCTGGCCCTTCGGCAGTAACGTCGTGCCTTGCGATGGTGGACTGCACTTCTGGAACATGAGCGGCAAGTGCATCGCCCCCGAAGAAGAGCAAATGCAAAAGCTCTACTTCCAGGGGCTCAAGGAAAGCGATCCGGCCAAGCGGCGCGCGCTGGGACAGCAACTTGCCAGTGTCGAGTCGAAGCTTCAGCCCGTGGTGTATCTGGCGGGTCCGGTCTACAACGTGGCCTACAACAACCGCGTTGGTGGCGCCATGCCTCGCAAGCTGATGAACAGCTACTACGGTTCGCGCTTCACGGTGTTGAGCTTTATCAAGTAA
- a CDS encoding amidohydrolase family protein: MTDHIRLLTADVLYTGMGLPIEGGGVVVSGRTVAATGKAQELRARYPHARPERAGHVIAPAAINAHTHLDMSHYDFRALPYFRWIPEVVIAGRERRGLHGARAGFEQLRASGVRAFGDIVWHPDVMTFLLQESDLPGIAYWEVLDPNPATAQDTFRETVRRLEEWRKQERTGGVRVGLSPHATFTVSHALLRLLADYARREELPMQIHVAEHGSERDLFALGTGELAESFLRSVSGRFPGLSLREIFGRPPDPALTPVQYLADLGVLNARPTLIHMVHVTEQDVQLVAQSGCSVVTCPRSNRNLSCGIFDWPLFARYGVEVALGTDSVASGETLDVHAEVNLARSLYPQLGERTFVRAAVKGGARVVGESVPLIRRGEAWCDSFVWRALSSA, encoded by the coding sequence ATGACCGACCACATTCGTCTGCTCACCGCCGACGTTCTCTATACCGGTATGGGCCTCCCCATCGAGGGGGGTGGGGTCGTCGTGTCGGGTCGCACGGTCGCGGCAACCGGCAAAGCCCAGGAACTGCGCGCCCGTTATCCCCACGCTCGCCCAGAGCGGGCCGGGCATGTCATCGCGCCCGCTGCCATCAACGCCCACACCCATCTCGATATGAGCCACTACGACTTCCGGGCGTTGCCGTACTTTCGCTGGATTCCCGAAGTGGTGATTGCCGGGCGTGAACGTCGCGGACTGCACGGTGCCCGCGCGGGATTCGAGCAACTGCGGGCCAGCGGCGTGCGGGCCTTTGGAGACATCGTGTGGCATCCGGACGTCATGACTTTCCTCCTGCAGGAAAGCGACCTGCCCGGTATCGCCTACTGGGAAGTGCTGGATCCCAATCCGGCGACGGCCCAGGACACCTTCCGTGAAACCGTGCGTCGCCTGGAGGAATGGCGAAAGCAGGAGCGGACCGGCGGTGTACGGGTGGGGCTCAGTCCACACGCCACTTTCACGGTCTCACATGCCCTGCTGCGGCTGCTGGCCGATTACGCCCGCCGTGAGGAGCTGCCCATGCAGATTCACGTCGCCGAGCACGGCAGCGAGCGTGACCTGTTCGCGTTGGGAACGGGTGAGCTGGCCGAGTCGTTCCTGCGCAGCGTGTCAGGCCGGTTTCCAGGGCTGAGCCTGAGAGAGATTTTCGGGCGTCCGCCCGATCCGGCCCTGACCCCCGTGCAGTATCTCGCCGATCTGGGTGTGCTGAACGCCCGACCAACCCTGATTCACATGGTGCATGTCACCGAACAGGATGTGCAGCTCGTCGCGCAGTCGGGTTGCAGCGTCGTGACCTGTCCGCGCAGCAATCGCAACCTGTCCTGCGGAATTTTCGACTGGCCGCTCTTCGCGCGGTACGGCGTGGAGGTGGCGTTGGGCACCGATTCGGTGGCGTCGGGGGAGACGCTCGACGTTCATGCCGAAGTGAATCTGGCGCGCAGCCTGTACCCGCAGTTGGGCGAACGGACTTTTGTCCGGGCCGCAGTGAAAGGTGGAGCTCGCGTGGTCGGTGAATCGGTTCCGCTGATTCGCCGGGGCGAAGCGTGGTGCGACAGCTTCGTCTGGCGTGCGTTGAGTTCAGCCTGA
- the nudC gene encoding NAD(+) diphosphatase codes for MLFLFQQDRLLVRGDGSLPMGRPEQYGVLAPQFLGTLAGRSAFAAAVSGDAPPSLTWRRLRSAYGTLPDAQFALAGYAYQVVEWDRTHRFCGACATPTEAHPTERAKRCPECGLTSYPRLAPAVIVLVRRERELLLARSPHFPPGMYSAVAGFVELGETLEECVQREVREEVGLEISTLRYFGSQPWPFPHSLMIGFTAEYAGGDVRVDGVEIEDAAWFSPDALPTVPPDISIARALIDASLGSS; via the coding sequence ATGTTGTTTCTGTTTCAGCAGGACCGTCTTCTGGTCCGCGGGGACGGCTCTTTGCCGATGGGGCGCCCGGAGCAGTATGGCGTGCTCGCGCCGCAGTTCCTGGGGACGTTGGCCGGCCGGAGCGCGTTCGCCGCTGCCGTGTCCGGGGACGCACCTCCCTCTCTTACCTGGAGGCGACTGCGCAGCGCCTACGGAACCCTGCCGGATGCTCAGTTCGCACTGGCCGGTTACGCCTACCAGGTGGTCGAGTGGGACCGCACGCACCGTTTCTGCGGCGCCTGCGCCACGCCCACCGAGGCCCATCCGACTGAGCGGGCCAAGCGCTGCCCCGAGTGCGGCCTGACGAGTTACCCACGTCTGGCTCCGGCTGTGATCGTGCTGGTCCGGCGGGAACGCGAGCTGCTCCTGGCGCGCTCACCGCATTTCCCGCCGGGCATGTACAGCGCCGTAGCGGGTTTTGTGGAGCTCGGTGAGACCCTCGAGGAGTGCGTGCAGCGTGAAGTGCGAGAGGAAGTCGGCCTGGAAATCAGTACCCTGCGGTACTTCGGCAGCCAGCCGTGGCCATTTCCCCACTCGCTCATGATTGGCTTCACCGCCGAATACGCGGGTGGCGATGTGCGTGTTGACGGCGTCGAGATCGAGGACGCAGCCTGGTTTTCTCCCGACGCACTGCCCACCGTCCCACCGGACATCAGCATTGCGCGGGCATTGATTGACGCTTCGCTCGGGTCATCGTGA
- a CDS encoding shikimate 5-dehydrogenase, producing the protein MNPDAPLALIGYSPDTARALRTFGLLSLAVPEGPPGDVVGALKTLRFTGALIAPHLEEVMLAHAQPDAAARKAGRVDALSFSGALHATHTLEEAVVRLVEDSGYAARGAQVLIVGDGTWLRAALGVARLGAPSVTVASSSRPEAERVIALLPGGVKGYAVAAADGALAALAERADLVVVANGPLPAGVLQPYHTLLDLSGGALPLASRQGVATIDCTGLLAWRLSLQLEHATGQRFKPEALAEITATLSS; encoded by the coding sequence GTGAACCCCGACGCTCCGCTGGCCCTGATTGGCTATTCCCCCGACACCGCCCGTGCATTGCGGACGTTTGGCCTGTTGTCGCTGGCTGTACCCGAGGGGCCTCCTGGCGACGTGGTCGGCGCGCTCAAAACGCTTCGATTTACCGGTGCCCTGATCGCGCCGCACCTGGAGGAGGTCATGCTGGCACACGCGCAGCCTGACGCTGCCGCGCGCAAGGCCGGCCGGGTCGATGCCCTGTCTTTCTCCGGAGCGCTCCACGCCACCCACACCCTGGAAGAAGCGGTCGTGCGACTGGTCGAGGACAGCGGGTACGCGGCCCGCGGCGCTCAGGTGCTGATCGTCGGAGACGGAACGTGGCTTCGCGCGGCCCTTGGGGTGGCGCGGCTGGGCGCGCCCAGTGTCACGGTGGCCTCTTCCAGCCGTCCGGAGGCCGAAAGGGTGATTGCGCTGCTGCCGGGCGGCGTCAAGGGTTACGCCGTGGCTGCTGCTGACGGCGCCCTCGCCGCCCTCGCCGAGCGCGCCGACCTGGTCGTCGTGGCCAATGGTCCGCTGCCCGCTGGCGTACTGCAGCCCTACCACACCCTGCTTGACCTCAGCGGCGGTGCGCTTCCTCTGGCCAGCCGCCAGGGGGTCGCAACGATCGACTGCACTGGACTGCTGGCGTGGCGGCTCAGCCTGCAGCTGGAACACGCGACTGGCCAGCGCTTCAAGCCAGAGGCCCTGGCCGAGATCACTGCGACCCTGAGCAGCTGA
- a CDS encoding lipid II:glycine glycyltransferase FemX, with protein MSLVLEPITEPRAYDEVVRAMPVTSALQGWGYGEARRTLGLVPFRFLLRRRERTVGALQLLRKPLLGGLNVLYAPRGPVLEDMSLLPEVASAIRAWARPSDVRVLIEPPFARDLNLVPEQIGPWRRAEAEQPEHTILVNLQRSEEELLANLHHMARRNVRTAHKLGVHAGRDDDFEAFWEIFTATNERAQLGAYPRAYYETMLREANAYGGEAYLVLARHEGKALAGGFFLAMGGGTYYLFGGSVKDDRPGTNGEVRKDVRAPTAFYWHAMLDAKAHGYRFFDFWGIPRALDESKHSFGLVKMKENFGGDKVWYPGYDFALSPLAPAVARALRWRKSFNNYRKRGTTQDVL; from the coding sequence GTGTCTCTTGTCCTTGAACCCATCACCGAACCCCGCGCTTACGACGAGGTCGTGCGGGCCATGCCAGTCACCAGTGCGCTGCAGGGCTGGGGGTACGGCGAGGCGAGACGCACGCTGGGGCTCGTTCCCTTCCGGTTCCTGCTGCGCCGCCGTGAGCGCACCGTCGGTGCCCTGCAGCTGTTGCGCAAACCGTTGCTGGGTGGTCTGAACGTGCTCTACGCCCCTAGGGGGCCGGTGCTGGAAGACATGAGCCTGCTGCCGGAAGTGGCGTCGGCCATCAGGGCCTGGGCACGGCCCAGCGACGTGCGCGTACTGATCGAGCCTCCTTTTGCCCGTGACCTGAACCTCGTTCCCGAGCAGATCGGTCCTTGGCGACGTGCTGAGGCCGAGCAGCCCGAGCACACCATCCTGGTGAACTTACAGCGAAGCGAGGAGGAATTGCTCGCGAACCTGCACCACATGGCGCGCCGGAATGTGCGCACCGCACACAAGCTGGGTGTCCATGCCGGGCGTGACGACGACTTCGAAGCCTTCTGGGAGATTTTCACGGCCACCAACGAGCGTGCCCAATTGGGCGCCTACCCACGGGCGTACTACGAAACGATGCTGCGCGAAGCGAATGCCTACGGTGGTGAAGCGTACCTCGTGCTCGCGCGCCACGAGGGCAAGGCGCTGGCAGGCGGTTTCTTCCTGGCCATGGGCGGGGGAACCTACTACCTGTTCGGTGGCAGTGTGAAAGACGACCGACCGGGGACGAACGGCGAAGTTCGCAAGGACGTGCGGGCGCCGACGGCCTTTTACTGGCACGCCATGCTGGACGCCAAGGCGCACGGTTACCGCTTCTTCGACTTCTGGGGGATTCCGCGCGCCCTCGATGAAAGCAAGCACAGTTTTGGGCTGGTCAAGATGAAAGAGAATTTCGGGGGCGACAAGGTGTGGTATCCCGGTTACGACTTTGCGCTGAGCCCCCTGGCGCCTGCGGTGGCCCGCGCGCTGCGCTGGCGCAAGAGTTTCAACAACTACCGCAAGCGGGGAACCACCCAGGACGTCCTGTAA
- a CDS encoding peptidylprolyl isomerase, with protein MNTLLRPSWRSVPGSGLGRTFVLGLALFAGMAAAQTAPITPATPPASAAPQDPGTVVARVGSEEITLGEFETQFRVYVGRIVNGQGMPFSESVLPYFNEYRPEILTQITRQRGLLQLARNAGLQTDTAQVEATIASNKEDFENDEQFAEALGQSGFNGEEQLRQIITDSLLANAYLESLLSKFTFSDAIVNGYYVTHRSDFQRAAQACVKHILVADEAAAKAAKARLDKQEAFAAVARDLSQDPGSKNEGGELGCFERGVTVPEFDRASFSGPVGALQQVKSQFGVHLLIVSSRNDAGMAPLAEVQADIRKTLANEAAQKYVNSQLTRLKLQTFADKVTLPTPERK; from the coding sequence ATGAACACGTTGCTGCGCCCCTCGTGGCGCTCTGTGCCCGGCAGCGGGCTGGGGCGGACTTTCGTACTTGGCCTCGCCCTCTTCGCGGGTATGGCCGCCGCCCAGACGGCGCCGATAACGCCCGCGACCCCGCCGGCCAGCGCCGCGCCGCAGGATCCAGGCACGGTGGTGGCGCGGGTGGGCAGCGAAGAAATCACCCTCGGCGAGTTCGAGACCCAGTTCCGGGTGTATGTCGGCCGGATTGTGAACGGACAGGGCATGCCTTTTTCGGAGAGCGTCCTGCCTTACTTCAACGAGTATCGTCCCGAGATCCTCACCCAGATCACCCGGCAGCGTGGCCTGCTGCAGTTGGCCCGCAACGCCGGCCTGCAAACCGACACCGCCCAGGTCGAGGCCACCATTGCCAGCAACAAAGAGGACTTCGAGAACGACGAGCAGTTCGCCGAGGCCCTGGGCCAGTCGGGCTTCAACGGAGAAGAGCAGCTGCGCCAGATCATCACCGACAGCCTGCTGGCCAACGCCTATCTGGAAAGCCTACTGAGCAAATTCACTTTCTCGGACGCCATCGTGAACGGTTATTACGTGACGCACCGCTCCGACTTCCAGCGGGCCGCCCAGGCCTGCGTCAAGCATATTCTGGTGGCCGACGAGGCTGCCGCGAAGGCTGCCAAGGCCCGGCTGGACAAGCAGGAAGCGTTTGCGGCCGTCGCCCGCGACCTGTCGCAGGATCCGGGCAGCAAGAACGAGGGTGGCGAGCTGGGCTGCTTTGAGCGGGGAGTCACGGTGCCCGAGTTCGACCGCGCGTCCTTCAGCGGGCCCGTGGGCGCGCTGCAGCAGGTCAAGTCGCAGTTCGGGGTGCATCTGCTGATCGTGTCGAGCCGCAATGACGCTGGCATGGCGCCACTCGCCGAGGTGCAGGCCGACATTCGCAAGACGCTGGCAAACGAGGCTGCCCAGAAGTACGTCAACAGTCAGCTGACCCGACTCAAGCTGCAGACTTTCGCCGACAAAGTCACGCTGCCGACGCCCGAACGGAAATAA
- a CDS encoding TetR family transcriptional regulator, with product MARRVNPIKEKQRRAELVQAAYFAIYEHGYARVTLSDIARAAGVSKGTLVYYFGSKEKLFELVMRRFMRTIATSTRRALRAAVSTDEKLRVFVENQFYGLANTKRFYTVYLDFLSASTKDPALLSVTRAAYEDTHELDLELARLTPGDVQARALHIRALVDGLSVRFLYDREPDLELYRWRCLKGLRALLGLPERG from the coding sequence ATGGCACGCCGCGTAAACCCCATCAAGGAAAAGCAGCGGCGCGCGGAACTGGTGCAGGCTGCTTACTTTGCCATCTATGAGCACGGCTACGCGCGGGTGACCCTCAGCGATATCGCCCGCGCTGCCGGTGTCAGCAAAGGAACGCTGGTCTACTACTTTGGCAGCAAGGAAAAACTGTTCGAGCTGGTGATGCGGCGTTTCATGCGCACCATCGCCACCAGCACCCGCCGCGCGCTGCGGGCTGCGGTCAGCACCGACGAGAAGCTGCGGGTATTCGTGGAGAACCAGTTCTACGGGCTCGCCAACACCAAACGCTTTTACACGGTGTACCTTGATTTTCTGTCGGCCAGTACCAAGGACCCCGCCCTGCTGTCGGTGACCCGCGCCGCCTACGAGGATACGCACGAACTCGACCTCGAACTGGCCCGTCTCACACCGGGCGACGTGCAGGCCCGCGCCCTGCACATACGTGCGCTGGTCGACGGCCTCTCGGTCCGCTTTCTGTACGACCGTGAGCCTGACCTCGAACTGTACCGCTGGCGCTGCCTGAAGGGCCTGCGTGCGCTGCTTGGCCTGCCCGAACGCGGCTGA
- a CDS encoding helical backbone metal receptor, whose product MRLASLTCSNTEILVALGLHPSLVAVDSHSDAPEVAHLPRLGPDLNIDVDALATFRPDLVLSSLSVPGMEQVVARVEAAGLRQLILDPQGWPDVLRDIEEVGAALNASGRARQVVRTLQDEVRLLQRPGVRRLRVAVEWWPRPIIVAGRLSWVTDMLQDLGAQNAFADREVRSTPVSRADWQSAAPDLIVVSWCGVRRLRPEVVEARGLGVPVVCIPESGLGRPGPRLIEGYRALAHALDTLGN is encoded by the coding sequence ATGCGCTTGGCCTCCCTGACCTGTTCGAACACCGAGATTCTCGTTGCGCTGGGGCTGCACCCGTCACTTGTTGCCGTGGACAGTCATTCCGACGCGCCCGAGGTAGCTCACCTTCCGCGGCTGGGCCCCGACCTCAACATCGACGTAGACGCTCTGGCGACATTCAGGCCCGATCTGGTGCTGAGCAGCCTCAGCGTGCCGGGCATGGAGCAGGTGGTGGCGAGGGTCGAGGCCGCGGGGCTGCGGCAGCTGATCCTCGATCCTCAGGGCTGGCCGGACGTGCTGCGTGACATCGAGGAAGTCGGCGCGGCGCTGAACGCGTCCGGGCGCGCGCGGCAGGTGGTTCGGACGCTGCAAGACGAGGTCAGGCTCCTGCAAAGACCTGGGGTACGCCGTCTGCGGGTTGCTGTGGAATGGTGGCCGCGCCCGATTATCGTCGCAGGTCGTCTCAGCTGGGTGACCGACATGCTGCAGGACCTCGGCGCGCAAAACGCCTTTGCAGACCGCGAGGTGCGCAGCACGCCCGTCAGCCGCGCAGACTGGCAGAGCGCGGCCCCTGACCTGATCGTGGTTTCCTGGTGCGGTGTGCGCCGTCTGCGCCCGGAGGTGGTGGAGGCGCGTGGTCTGGGTGTTCCCGTAGTCTGTATACCCGAGTCGGGGCTGGGACGCCCTGGACCGCGCCTGATTGAAGGTTACCGGGCCCTGGCGCACGCACTTGACACGCTGGGCAACTGA
- a CDS encoding c-type cytochrome yields MRTFAVSMTLLLALGLGGGYYAYHLGVSAHGEAAVEEPRGGELRPGSGAGPQDGPDGRTEATGGEANGGQAQTGTQNNDQAGEAGQAGTDNQGNLTTQPGSVPEANRRSTEQSQNQSSGVVSGGTAEAQNASLEGNAESGETLFNANCQGCHGANAKGVLGPSLVEDGGAADWQFADFRRALFRGVTPDGDSLNATMPRYGAVALQPKGQPASDQDLADIQAHLKNLK; encoded by the coding sequence ATGAGGACATTTGCGGTGTCGATGACATTGTTGCTCGCCCTGGGCCTGGGCGGCGGATATTACGCCTACCACCTGGGCGTGAGTGCACACGGGGAAGCGGCAGTGGAGGAGCCTCGCGGGGGCGAACTGCGTCCCGGGTCGGGCGCGGGGCCTCAGGATGGCCCGGATGGGCGCACCGAAGCGACGGGCGGTGAAGCGAATGGCGGCCAGGCCCAGACAGGCACGCAGAACAACGACCAGGCCGGTGAAGCCGGTCAGGCGGGAACGGACAATCAGGGCAACCTGACGACCCAACCGGGCAGCGTTCCCGAAGCGAACCGCCGAAGCACCGAGCAATCCCAGAATCAATCCTCAGGCGTCGTTTCCGGCGGAACGGCAGAGGCACAGAATGCCAGCCTGGAAGGCAACGCAGAGAGCGGGGAAACGTTGTTCAATGCGAACTGCCAGGGATGCCACGGAGCCAACGCCAAAGGTGTCCTGGGCCCCAGCCTGGTCGAGGACGGAGGCGCGGCAGACTGGCAATTCGCGGATTTCCGTCGGGCGCTCTTTCGTGGCGTCACCCCGGATGGCGATTCACTGAACGCCACCATGCCGCGTTACGGCGCGGTGGCCTTGCAGCCCAAAGGTCAACCCGCCTCGGATCAGGATCTTGCGGATATCCAGGCGCACCTCAAAAACCTGAAATGA
- a CDS encoding group III truncated hemoglobin produces MGVPVFGWGSGAALLGRAMGAGVHLQENALPSQALQISAEASTTLECPRDLLQRLVLKEVLLAREVTTLPRGAKALVRAAALPVLFRGAGYWGYAGVALPPFLLELFLTEARLHPERRPADPLDAMGGEAALRAVLRDFYTRARHDQVLGPVFTAHVHDWDAHIDRVQDFWVTALSGIPRYQGNLNVAHAHLGIRAEHLTRWLSLFEAACGEGLAPGHAALLTARAEAMGRVLRAKQSRERLTKS; encoded by the coding sequence ATGGGAGTTCCTGTCTTCGGCTGGGGCTCCGGGGCGGCGCTGCTGGGCAGAGCAATGGGAGCGGGCGTTCACCTCCAGGAAAACGCGTTACCCTCACAGGCCCTCCAGATTTCCGCTGAAGCATCAACGACCCTCGAGTGTCCGCGAGACCTGCTTCAACGCCTTGTTCTGAAAGAAGTGTTGCTCGCGCGGGAAGTCACTACGCTTCCTCGCGGCGCAAAAGCGTTGGTCCGCGCGGCCGCCTTGCCCGTGCTCTTTCGTGGAGCGGGGTACTGGGGATACGCGGGCGTAGCGCTGCCTCCTTTTCTGCTCGAACTGTTCCTGACGGAGGCTCGCCTGCACCCCGAGCGCCGACCTGCCGACCCCCTCGACGCCATGGGAGGCGAGGCGGCGCTGCGGGCGGTGCTGCGCGACTTCTACACCCGCGCCCGTCACGACCAGGTGCTGGGGCCGGTGTTCACCGCGCACGTTCATGACTGGGACGCGCACATCGATCGGGTGCAAGACTTCTGGGTGACGGCACTGAGCGGCATTCCGCGTTACCAGGGCAATCTGAACGTGGCGCACGCACACCTGGGAATTCGCGCAGAGCACCTGACGCGGTGGTTGTCACTGTTCGAAGCGGCCTGCGGTGAGGGGCTTGCACCCGGGCACGCGGCGTTGTTGACCGCGCGCGCGGAGGCGATGGGCCGGGTCCTGCGCGCCAAGCAAAGCCGGGAACGTCTCACCAAAAGCTGA